One Watersipora subatra chromosome 4, tzWatSuba1.1, whole genome shotgun sequence genomic window carries:
- the LOC137393179 gene encoding A disintegrin and metalloproteinase with thrombospondin motifs 13-like, with the protein MDDNGRQWTTTDDDDERRQMTDDDGRQFTITFAAEHEEEVVNIKLLTKEEGGIHMQFTSHGKNHNLHLKESRVQLKQVPINFLGDVDHAEGVKLAKETTLMIDKDRVATMAIKRDPNGELEPVVHSGFFHLGDHEFEMTAHSTGKARITKRAIKEREFLNDGVVYGAQKQGKRFEVVNRTEPIIADVELAMLVDYSLYQKFQGHDRIRGAGSSTRFADLLLYFAHLASIMDTSYRTMQNDDITVWITLTGISVITSPFTYPGLVEDLKNNTGNITYVDGEEVLDKLELMRESLMNDSFVPPNDHLMLFSNYDLSADGSDGLLGVAFTSQICQNGSVSVVEVIHPQAYVAMTASHELAHSLGVSHDGSTESANCSDSDYIMAAYAGGDGNPFKKFQFSCCSQRSMYFYLSQPSAQCLTVHDAEIYGDEEITNSTSNYLPGQVFDADDQCYIAYGTSACNPSVYQDNNSSICLELYCVNPDDAMTCILSGNTATDGTRCDSEKVCYQSSCVNKTDAQLQAAQNCNVKDCYGSEMKCETGLNAVEPGLGQCYPKNWKCDGEADCEDGSDEICPPCEDKSLLKKKCNQIMVKCQQAETKEEKEKCKQFCEESKEECCETCCKRLGMC; encoded by the exons tCGCTGCTGAGCATGAAGAAGAAGTGGTGAATATCAAGTTGTTGACTAAGGAAGAGGGAGGGATCCATATGCAGTTTACGTCACATGGTAAAAATCATAACTTGCATCTGAAAGAAAGCAGAGTTCAACTGAAGCAGGTTCCTATTAACTTTCTGGGGGATGTTGATCATGCCGAGGGAGTCAAGCTCGCTAAG GAAACCACTTTGATGATTGACAAAGATCGGGTTGCAACGATGGCCATAAAGAGAGACCCTAACGGAGAGCTAGAGCCAGTTGTCCAT AGTGGATTCTTCCATCTCGGAGATCATGAGTTTGAGATGACTGCACATTCGACAGGCAAGGCAAGAATAACTAAGAGAGCTATCAAAGAGAGAGAGTTTTTAAATGATGGAG tcGTTTACGGAGCTCAAAAACAAGGAAAGAGATTTGAAGTGGTGAACAGAACGGAGCCAATTATAGCTGATGTAGAGCTGGCAATGTTGGTAGACTATTCACTCTATCAGAAGTTTCAAGGTCATGATAGGATCAGAGGAGCTGGTTCAAGTACTCGATTCGCAGACCTTCTTCTCTACTTCGCCCATTTGGCATCTATA ATGGACACATCATACAGGACTATGCAGAATGATGATATTACTGTCTGGATTACATTAACAGGAATAAGTGTCATCACA TCTCCATTTACATACCCTGGTTTGGTGGAGGACCTAAAGAATAATACTGGTAATATTACTTACGtggatggagaggaagttctcGACAAACTAGAATTGATGCGAGAGAGTCTGATGAACGATTCTTTTGTGCCTCCAAATGACCATCTCATGTTGTTCAGCAA cTATGACCTGTCTGCTGATGGCAGTGATGGTCTACTGG GTGTTGCCTTTACTTCTCAAATCTGCCAGAATGGATCAGTTTCAGTTGTAGAAGTTATCCACCCACAGGCATATGTTGCTATGACTGCTAGTCATGAGCTGGCTCACAG CCTCGGAGTCAGCCATGACGGATCAACAGAGTCAGCGAACTGCTCTGATAGTGACTATATCATGGCAGCTTATGCTGGAGGAGACGGGAATCCTTTTAAAAAGTTCCAATTCTCTTGTTGTTCACAGAGAAGCATGTACTTCTACCTTAGCCAGCCAAG TGCCCAGTGTCTAACTGTGCATGATGCAGAAATATATGGTGATGAGGAGATCACAAATAGTACGTCTAACTATCTGCCTGGACAAGTCTTTGACGCGGATGATCAGTGCTACATAGCTTATGGAACCTCAGCCTGTAATCCA agcGTATATCAGGACAACAACAGTTCCATCTGCCTTGAACTTTACTGCGTTAATCCAGATGATGCCATGACATGCATACTCTCAGGCAATACAGCTACTGATGGCACTCGATGCGATTCAGAGAAAGTTTGTTACCAAAGTTCATGCGTCAACAAGACTGATGCTCAACTGCAAGCAGCccagaactgcaatg TTAAAGACTGCTACGGATCGGAAATGAAATGTGAAACCGGTCTGAATGCGGTTGAGCCAGGGCTAGGCCAGTGTTACCCTAAAAATTGGAAATGTGATGGTGAGGCTGACTGCGAAGATGGCAGCGATGAAATCTGTCCACCCTGCGAAGACAAAAGTTTGCTCAAAAAGAAATGCAACCAGATTATGGTCAAATGCCAACAAGCAGAAACTAAAGAGGAAAAGGAAAAGTGTAAGCAGTTCTGCGAGGAAAGCAAGGAAGAATGCTGCGAGACGTGCTGCAAAAGGCTAGGAATGTGCTAG